Proteins encoded in a region of the Odocoileus virginianus isolate 20LAN1187 ecotype Illinois chromosome 9, Ovbor_1.2, whole genome shotgun sequence genome:
- the CDC25B gene encoding M-phase inducer phosphatase 2 isoform X2: protein MELPQPEPVAGSALSPAGMRGGAQRPGHLPGLRLGAHGLLGSPERAATSSPVTTLTQTMHHLAGLGSETPKSQVGSLLTCLSLSRRASESSLSSESSESSDAGLCMDSPSPMDPNMAEQTFEQAIQAASRVIRNEQFAIRRFQSLPGKLLGHSPVLRNITNSQASGTWRKSEACDQAAHGSGEDKENCLTPERKMEVEELIPLARCHFSLTPSTGAVEEDDGFVDILETDLKENDVVPPGMESLISAPLVKTSEKEEEQDLIMYSKCQRLFRSPSMPCSVIRPILKRLERPQDRDLPVQNKRRRSVTPPEEELREAEEPKARILRSKSLCHDEIENILDSDHRELIGDYSKAFLLQTVDGKHQDLKYISPETVVALLTGKFSHIVEKFVIVDCRYPYEYEGGHIKTAVNLPLERDAETFLLQSPITPCNLDKRVILIFHCEFSSERGPRMCRFIRERDRASNDYPSLYYPEMYILKGGYKDFFPQHPTFCEPQDYRPMNHEDFKDELKTFRLKTRSWAGERSRRELCSRLQDQ from the exons ATGGAGCTGCCCCAGCCGGAGCCCGTGGCAGGCTCGGCTCTCAGTCCGGCCGGCATGCGCGGTGGCGCCCAGCGTCCTGGCCACCTCCCGGGCCTCCGGCTGGGGGCTCATGGCCTCCTGGGGTCTCCGGAGCGCGCGGCCACTTCGTCGCCGGTCACCACCCTCACCCAGACTATGCACCACCTCGCTGGGCTCGGCAG CGAGACCCCAAAGAGTCAGGTAGGCAGCCTGCTCACATGCCTATCCCTGTCCCGTCGGGCGTCTGAATCCTCCCTGTCGTCTGAGTCCTCTGAATCTTCTGATGCAG gtCTGTGCATGGACTCTCCCAGCCCTATGGACCCCAACATGGCAGAGCAGAC GTTTGAACAGGCCATCCAGGCAGCCAGCCGAGTTATTCGAAA TGAGCAGTTTGCCATCCGACGTTTCCAGTCCTTGCCG GGGAAGCTTCTGGGCCACAGTCCTGTGCTACGgaacatcaccaactcccaagcgTCTGGCACCTGGAGGAAGAGTGAGGCGTGTGACCAAGCTGCCCATGGCTCTGGGGAGGACAAAGAGAAT TGTCTCACCCCTGAGCGGAAGATGGAAGTAGAGGAGCTGATCCCCCTGGCCCGATGCCACTTTTCTCTGACCCCCTCCACAGGGGCTGTTGAGGAAGATGATGGATTCGTGGATATCCTGGAGACTGACTTAAAG GAGAATGATGTAGTTCCCCCAGGCATGGAGAGCCTCATCAGTGCCCCACTGGTCAAGACctcagaaaaggaggaggaacag GACCTCATCATGTACAGCAAGTGCCAGCGGCTCTTCCGCTCTCCGTCCATGCCCTGCAGTGTGATCCGGCCCATCCTCAAGAGGCTGGAGCGCCCGCAGGACCGGGATCTGCCTGTACAGAACAAGCGGAGAAGGAGCGTGACCCCTCCAGAGGAGGAGCTGCGGGAGGCTGAGGAACCC AAAGCCCGCATTCTCCGCTCAAAGTCTCTGTGTCATGACGAGATTGAGAATATCCTGGACAGTGACCACCGAGAACTGATCGGGGATTACTCCAAG GCCTTCCTCCTACAGACTGTGGATGGAAAGCACCAAGACCTCAAGTACATCTCACCAGAAACG GTGGTGGCTCTGCTGACAGGCAAGTTCAGCCACATCGTGGAGAAGTTTGTGATTGTCGACTGCAGATACCCCTATGAGTATGAAGGCGGGCACATCAAG ACTGCTGTGAACCTGCCTCTGGAACGGGATGCCGAGACCTTCCTGCTGCAGAGCCCCATCACACCCTGCAACCTGGATAAGAGAGTCATCCTCATTTTCCACTGTGAATTTTCATCTGAGCGGGGCCCCCGCAT GTGCCGTTTCATCAGGGAACGAGACAGAGCCTCCAACGACTACCCCAGCCTCTACTATCCTGAGATGTACATCCTCAAAGGCGGCTACAAGGACTTCTTCCCACAGCACCCG ACCTTCTGTGAGCCTCAAGACTACCGGCCCATGAACCATGAGGACTTCAAGGATGAACTGAAGACCTTTCGCCTCAAGACACGCAGCTGGGCTGGCGAGCGGAGCCGGCGAGAGCTCTGCAGCCGCCTGCAGGACCAGTGA
- the CDC25B gene encoding M-phase inducer phosphatase 2 isoform X1 → MELPQPEPVAGSALSPAGMRGGAQRPGHLPGLRLGAHGLLGSPERAATSSPVTTLTQTMHHLAGLGSETPKSQVGSLLTCLSLSRRASESSLSSESSESSDAGLCMDSPSPMDPNMAEQTFEQAIQAASRVIRNEQFAIRRFQSLPGKLLGHSPVLRNITNSQASGTWRKSEACDQAAHGSGEDKENNGFVFKMPGKPTHPSHSCALGEWASRREAFAQRPSSAPDLMCLTPERKMEVEELIPLARCHFSLTPSTGAVEEDDGFVDILETDLKENDVVPPGMESLISAPLVKTSEKEEEQDLIMYSKCQRLFRSPSMPCSVIRPILKRLERPQDRDLPVQNKRRRSVTPPEEELREAEEPKARILRSKSLCHDEIENILDSDHRELIGDYSKAFLLQTVDGKHQDLKYISPETVVALLTGKFSHIVEKFVIVDCRYPYEYEGGHIKTAVNLPLERDAETFLLQSPITPCNLDKRVILIFHCEFSSERGPRMCRFIRERDRASNDYPSLYYPEMYILKGGYKDFFPQHPTFCEPQDYRPMNHEDFKDELKTFRLKTRSWAGERSRRELCSRLQDQ, encoded by the exons ATGGAGCTGCCCCAGCCGGAGCCCGTGGCAGGCTCGGCTCTCAGTCCGGCCGGCATGCGCGGTGGCGCCCAGCGTCCTGGCCACCTCCCGGGCCTCCGGCTGGGGGCTCATGGCCTCCTGGGGTCTCCGGAGCGCGCGGCCACTTCGTCGCCGGTCACCACCCTCACCCAGACTATGCACCACCTCGCTGGGCTCGGCAG CGAGACCCCAAAGAGTCAGGTAGGCAGCCTGCTCACATGCCTATCCCTGTCCCGTCGGGCGTCTGAATCCTCCCTGTCGTCTGAGTCCTCTGAATCTTCTGATGCAG gtCTGTGCATGGACTCTCCCAGCCCTATGGACCCCAACATGGCAGAGCAGAC GTTTGAACAGGCCATCCAGGCAGCCAGCCGAGTTATTCGAAA TGAGCAGTTTGCCATCCGACGTTTCCAGTCCTTGCCG GGGAAGCTTCTGGGCCACAGTCCTGTGCTACGgaacatcaccaactcccaagcgTCTGGCACCTGGAGGAAGAGTGAGGCGTGTGACCAAGCTGCCCATGGCTCTGGGGAGGACAAAGAGAAT AATGGATTTGTCTTCAAGATGCCGGGGAAACCCACACATCCCAGCCACTCCTGTGCTCTTGGGGAGTGGGCCAGCCGCAGAGAAGCCTTTGCCCAGAGGCCAAGCTCGGCTCCCGACCTGATG TGTCTCACCCCTGAGCGGAAGATGGAAGTAGAGGAGCTGATCCCCCTGGCCCGATGCCACTTTTCTCTGACCCCCTCCACAGGGGCTGTTGAGGAAGATGATGGATTCGTGGATATCCTGGAGACTGACTTAAAG GAGAATGATGTAGTTCCCCCAGGCATGGAGAGCCTCATCAGTGCCCCACTGGTCAAGACctcagaaaaggaggaggaacag GACCTCATCATGTACAGCAAGTGCCAGCGGCTCTTCCGCTCTCCGTCCATGCCCTGCAGTGTGATCCGGCCCATCCTCAAGAGGCTGGAGCGCCCGCAGGACCGGGATCTGCCTGTACAGAACAAGCGGAGAAGGAGCGTGACCCCTCCAGAGGAGGAGCTGCGGGAGGCTGAGGAACCC AAAGCCCGCATTCTCCGCTCAAAGTCTCTGTGTCATGACGAGATTGAGAATATCCTGGACAGTGACCACCGAGAACTGATCGGGGATTACTCCAAG GCCTTCCTCCTACAGACTGTGGATGGAAAGCACCAAGACCTCAAGTACATCTCACCAGAAACG GTGGTGGCTCTGCTGACAGGCAAGTTCAGCCACATCGTGGAGAAGTTTGTGATTGTCGACTGCAGATACCCCTATGAGTATGAAGGCGGGCACATCAAG ACTGCTGTGAACCTGCCTCTGGAACGGGATGCCGAGACCTTCCTGCTGCAGAGCCCCATCACACCCTGCAACCTGGATAAGAGAGTCATCCTCATTTTCCACTGTGAATTTTCATCTGAGCGGGGCCCCCGCAT GTGCCGTTTCATCAGGGAACGAGACAGAGCCTCCAACGACTACCCCAGCCTCTACTATCCTGAGATGTACATCCTCAAAGGCGGCTACAAGGACTTCTTCCCACAGCACCCG ACCTTCTGTGAGCCTCAAGACTACCGGCCCATGAACCATGAGGACTTCAAGGATGAACTGAAGACCTTTCGCCTCAAGACACGCAGCTGGGCTGGCGAGCGGAGCCGGCGAGAGCTCTGCAGCCGCCTGCAGGACCAGTGA
- the CDC25B gene encoding M-phase inducer phosphatase 2 isoform X3 translates to MELPQPEPVAGSALSPAGMRGGAQRPGHLPGLRLGAHGLLGSPERAATSSPVTTLTQTMHHLAGLGRFEQAIQAASRVIRNEQFAIRRFQSLPGKLLGHSPVLRNITNSQASGTWRKSEACDQAAHGSGEDKENNGFVFKMPGKPTHPSHSCALGEWASRREAFAQRPSSAPDLMCLTPERKMEVEELIPLARCHFSLTPSTGAVEEDDGFVDILETDLKENDVVPPGMESLISAPLVKTSEKEEEQDLIMYSKCQRLFRSPSMPCSVIRPILKRLERPQDRDLPVQNKRRRSVTPPEEELREAEEPKARILRSKSLCHDEIENILDSDHRELIGDYSKAFLLQTVDGKHQDLKYISPETVVALLTGKFSHIVEKFVIVDCRYPYEYEGGHIKTAVNLPLERDAETFLLQSPITPCNLDKRVILIFHCEFSSERGPRMCRFIRERDRASNDYPSLYYPEMYILKGGYKDFFPQHPTFCEPQDYRPMNHEDFKDELKTFRLKTRSWAGERSRRELCSRLQDQ, encoded by the exons ATGGAGCTGCCCCAGCCGGAGCCCGTGGCAGGCTCGGCTCTCAGTCCGGCCGGCATGCGCGGTGGCGCCCAGCGTCCTGGCCACCTCCCGGGCCTCCGGCTGGGGGCTCATGGCCTCCTGGGGTCTCCGGAGCGCGCGGCCACTTCGTCGCCGGTCACCACCCTCACCCAGACTATGCACCACCTCGCTGGGCTCGGCAG GTTTGAACAGGCCATCCAGGCAGCCAGCCGAGTTATTCGAAA TGAGCAGTTTGCCATCCGACGTTTCCAGTCCTTGCCG GGGAAGCTTCTGGGCCACAGTCCTGTGCTACGgaacatcaccaactcccaagcgTCTGGCACCTGGAGGAAGAGTGAGGCGTGTGACCAAGCTGCCCATGGCTCTGGGGAGGACAAAGAGAAT AATGGATTTGTCTTCAAGATGCCGGGGAAACCCACACATCCCAGCCACTCCTGTGCTCTTGGGGAGTGGGCCAGCCGCAGAGAAGCCTTTGCCCAGAGGCCAAGCTCGGCTCCCGACCTGATG TGTCTCACCCCTGAGCGGAAGATGGAAGTAGAGGAGCTGATCCCCCTGGCCCGATGCCACTTTTCTCTGACCCCCTCCACAGGGGCTGTTGAGGAAGATGATGGATTCGTGGATATCCTGGAGACTGACTTAAAG GAGAATGATGTAGTTCCCCCAGGCATGGAGAGCCTCATCAGTGCCCCACTGGTCAAGACctcagaaaaggaggaggaacag GACCTCATCATGTACAGCAAGTGCCAGCGGCTCTTCCGCTCTCCGTCCATGCCCTGCAGTGTGATCCGGCCCATCCTCAAGAGGCTGGAGCGCCCGCAGGACCGGGATCTGCCTGTACAGAACAAGCGGAGAAGGAGCGTGACCCCTCCAGAGGAGGAGCTGCGGGAGGCTGAGGAACCC AAAGCCCGCATTCTCCGCTCAAAGTCTCTGTGTCATGACGAGATTGAGAATATCCTGGACAGTGACCACCGAGAACTGATCGGGGATTACTCCAAG GCCTTCCTCCTACAGACTGTGGATGGAAAGCACCAAGACCTCAAGTACATCTCACCAGAAACG GTGGTGGCTCTGCTGACAGGCAAGTTCAGCCACATCGTGGAGAAGTTTGTGATTGTCGACTGCAGATACCCCTATGAGTATGAAGGCGGGCACATCAAG ACTGCTGTGAACCTGCCTCTGGAACGGGATGCCGAGACCTTCCTGCTGCAGAGCCCCATCACACCCTGCAACCTGGATAAGAGAGTCATCCTCATTTTCCACTGTGAATTTTCATCTGAGCGGGGCCCCCGCAT GTGCCGTTTCATCAGGGAACGAGACAGAGCCTCCAACGACTACCCCAGCCTCTACTATCCTGAGATGTACATCCTCAAAGGCGGCTACAAGGACTTCTTCCCACAGCACCCG ACCTTCTGTGAGCCTCAAGACTACCGGCCCATGAACCATGAGGACTTCAAGGATGAACTGAAGACCTTTCGCCTCAAGACACGCAGCTGGGCTGGCGAGCGGAGCCGGCGAGAGCTCTGCAGCCGCCTGCAGGACCAGTGA
- the CDC25B gene encoding M-phase inducer phosphatase 2 isoform X4 → MASWGLRSARPLRRRSPPSPRLCTTSLGSAGLCMDSPSPMDPNMAEQTFEQAIQAASRVIRNEQFAIRRFQSLPGKLLGHSPVLRNITNSQASGTWRKSEACDQAAHGSGEDKENNGFVFKMPGKPTHPSHSCALGEWASRREAFAQRPSSAPDLMCLTPERKMEVEELIPLARCHFSLTPSTGAVEEDDGFVDILETDLKENDVVPPGMESLISAPLVKTSEKEEEQDLIMYSKCQRLFRSPSMPCSVIRPILKRLERPQDRDLPVQNKRRRSVTPPEEELREAEEPKARILRSKSLCHDEIENILDSDHRELIGDYSKAFLLQTVDGKHQDLKYISPETVVALLTGKFSHIVEKFVIVDCRYPYEYEGGHIKTAVNLPLERDAETFLLQSPITPCNLDKRVILIFHCEFSSERGPRMCRFIRERDRASNDYPSLYYPEMYILKGGYKDFFPQHPTFCEPQDYRPMNHEDFKDELKTFRLKTRSWAGERSRRELCSRLQDQ, encoded by the exons ATGGCCTCCTGGGGTCTCCGGAGCGCGCGGCCACTTCGTCGCCGGTCACCACCCTCACCCAGACTATGCACCACCTCGCTGGGCTCGGCAG gtCTGTGCATGGACTCTCCCAGCCCTATGGACCCCAACATGGCAGAGCAGAC GTTTGAACAGGCCATCCAGGCAGCCAGCCGAGTTATTCGAAA TGAGCAGTTTGCCATCCGACGTTTCCAGTCCTTGCCG GGGAAGCTTCTGGGCCACAGTCCTGTGCTACGgaacatcaccaactcccaagcgTCTGGCACCTGGAGGAAGAGTGAGGCGTGTGACCAAGCTGCCCATGGCTCTGGGGAGGACAAAGAGAAT AATGGATTTGTCTTCAAGATGCCGGGGAAACCCACACATCCCAGCCACTCCTGTGCTCTTGGGGAGTGGGCCAGCCGCAGAGAAGCCTTTGCCCAGAGGCCAAGCTCGGCTCCCGACCTGATG TGTCTCACCCCTGAGCGGAAGATGGAAGTAGAGGAGCTGATCCCCCTGGCCCGATGCCACTTTTCTCTGACCCCCTCCACAGGGGCTGTTGAGGAAGATGATGGATTCGTGGATATCCTGGAGACTGACTTAAAG GAGAATGATGTAGTTCCCCCAGGCATGGAGAGCCTCATCAGTGCCCCACTGGTCAAGACctcagaaaaggaggaggaacag GACCTCATCATGTACAGCAAGTGCCAGCGGCTCTTCCGCTCTCCGTCCATGCCCTGCAGTGTGATCCGGCCCATCCTCAAGAGGCTGGAGCGCCCGCAGGACCGGGATCTGCCTGTACAGAACAAGCGGAGAAGGAGCGTGACCCCTCCAGAGGAGGAGCTGCGGGAGGCTGAGGAACCC AAAGCCCGCATTCTCCGCTCAAAGTCTCTGTGTCATGACGAGATTGAGAATATCCTGGACAGTGACCACCGAGAACTGATCGGGGATTACTCCAAG GCCTTCCTCCTACAGACTGTGGATGGAAAGCACCAAGACCTCAAGTACATCTCACCAGAAACG GTGGTGGCTCTGCTGACAGGCAAGTTCAGCCACATCGTGGAGAAGTTTGTGATTGTCGACTGCAGATACCCCTATGAGTATGAAGGCGGGCACATCAAG ACTGCTGTGAACCTGCCTCTGGAACGGGATGCCGAGACCTTCCTGCTGCAGAGCCCCATCACACCCTGCAACCTGGATAAGAGAGTCATCCTCATTTTCCACTGTGAATTTTCATCTGAGCGGGGCCCCCGCAT GTGCCGTTTCATCAGGGAACGAGACAGAGCCTCCAACGACTACCCCAGCCTCTACTATCCTGAGATGTACATCCTCAAAGGCGGCTACAAGGACTTCTTCCCACAGCACCCG ACCTTCTGTGAGCCTCAAGACTACCGGCCCATGAACCATGAGGACTTCAAGGATGAACTGAAGACCTTTCGCCTCAAGACACGCAGCTGGGCTGGCGAGCGGAGCCGGCGAGAGCTCTGCAGCCGCCTGCAGGACCAGTGA
- the AP5S1 gene encoding AP-5 complex subunit sigma-1: MVHAFLIHTLRATNAEEGLCRVLYSCFFGAENSPSDPQPRSAERDRLLRKEQMLAVARQVESMYQLQQQACGRHSVDLQPQSSDDPVALHEAPCGAFRLAPGDPFQEPRTVVWLGVLSIGFALVLDTHENLLLVESTLRLLARLLLEHLRLLVPGANLLLRADCIEGILTRFLPHGQLLFLNDQFVQSLEKEFSAAWSH, translated from the exons ATGGTCCACGCCTTCCTCATCCATACCCTGCGCGCCACCAATGCTGAGGAGGGCCTCTGCCGGGTGCTCTACTCTTGCTTCTTCGGTGCCGAGAATTCACCCAGTGACCCCCAGCCACGCAGTGCTGAGAGGGACAGACTTCTCCGAAAGGAGCAGATGTTGGCCGTGGCCAG GCAAGTGGAGTCCATGTACCAGCTGCAGCAGCAGGCGTGTGGCCGGCATTCTGTGGACCTGCAGCCCCAGTCCTCAGATGATCCAGTTGCCCTTCATGAGGCCCCATGTGGGGCCTTCCGCCTGGCGCCAGGGGACCCTTTCCAGGAGCCTCGGACAGTGGTGTGGCTAGGCGTGCTCTCTATAGGCTTTGCCCTGGTGCTGGATACTCATGAGAACCTGCTGCTGGTGGAGAGCACGCTTCGATTGCTGGCTCGCCTTCTCCTTGAGCACCTCCGACTGCTGGTCCCTGGAGCCAACCTCCTGCTGAGGGCTGACTGCATCGAAGGCATCCTCACCCGCTTCCTGCCCCATGGTCAGCTGCTCTTCCTCAATGACCAGTTTGTCCAGAGTTTAGAGAAAGAATTCAGTGCTGCCTGGTCCCACTGA